From Gadus morhua chromosome 14, gadMor3.0, whole genome shotgun sequence:
gccttGCTCCTCAGTATAAAATCTGCTCTGCTTCATTATGGATGAACCGTAGCATCTGCTCTGCAGTAGTCCGCCTCTGATCTGAggttccaacacacacacacacacacacacacatacacatgcacacacacacacacacacacacacacacacacacacacacacacacacacacatacgcgaaAGGCACGACCCCACAGAGGGGCttgcaaacacacccacacgcaaacatgcacacacacacttgtggaGCCCTTggaacaaacacaccaacacacgtagacaaacatacatatgtacacacatacacatacaacgacatgtagagacacacacatgtaaacacatccGAGTATCTGTttatgtgagtgagtgcatgacggggtttaagtgtgtgtaaatgtttgtgttcatgtgtctcTTTGTGGGCTCCTGCAtctatgtgttaatgtgtgtgtttgggcccctgaatatgtgtgtgtgtgtgtgtgtgtgtgtgtgtgtgtgtgtgtgtgtgtgtgtgtgtgtgcgtgtgtgtgtgtgtgtgtgtgtgtgtgtgtgtgtgtgtatgggctcctgtatgtctgtgtgggtgtctgtgtctatgtttgtgtgtgtgcgctcctgtttgtgtgtgtgggccgcctggtctatgtgtgtgtgttcacgcgtGCTTGTGtcaagtgtgcatgtgtctgtgcgtgcgtgtgtgtgtgtgtgtgtgtgtgtgtgtgtgtgtgtgtgtgtgtgtgtgtgtgtgtgtgtgtgaactgacCAGTGGAGGCCCCAATGGCCCCTATGAGCACAGAGGGCACGGCCATCACCAGGCACCCGAACGCAGCCAAGAAGGAGAGCACCTGGGCATAGGTGGCTGAGGAGGCAGACAGAACCCTCTGGAAGTACACCTGCCACGGGATACCTCCCAGCATCTAGACAATACAACACACGATGAGGTAAGAGACGAGAGACGAGACAGATCTTAGATAGTGGACAGTATTAGAAAAGAGATGAGATCAGAGATGACAAGGGATGAGATAAGAGACAGGATAAGAGAAGAGATCAGAGATGATATAAGAGATATTAGGTAAGATAATATGATGAGTAACACAACTTGGATTGACCTTCTTGGGTTTAACAGCTTGATTTTAAACAGCTTGAGTTAAAAACTGTTTGGGTTCCAACAGCTTGGGTTGAAACCCTGTGAGGTGATTCAGCGTGGGGTTAAATTGGCATGGGGTATATACACGTTTGAACAGCTTGAGTTAAAAAGGCAAGTGTTCAAACAGCTTGGGGGTTAAGACAGCTGGGGTTGAAACAGCTTGGGTTCAAACATCTTTTGGGTTAAAACAACTTGAACTTTTGGATTCTAATTATCCTGGGTTACAGAGAGGGGAAAGTTACCAGGAGGCAGAAGTTGTCTATCCAGACCCATGTGTCACCCGAGCTGATGCTGCCCCTCCATGGGGCCTGATACACCTCCTTCACTGCCGTCACCGTGATGTCCGCCACCGCCGGGTTGGTAAGGGCAAACGGTACGCTGAtccactgtacacacacacacacacacacacacacacacacacacacacacccacacacacacacacacacacacacacacacacacacacacacacacacacacacacacacacacatacaaacaggcagacagacatacacacacacaaagttacaGTGTGGATGGACAAAGTTACCTAATATTGGTTGTGGCTGAAGTGGTGATTCATGTCATATAATCAATGTGTTAAAATGTGTCTGGTCTTCAATGTCAGCTTTGTCTTATTGAATGTGTGTCCTGAAGTGCTTCAGCCAACGGGCATTTAAATGTGAAGGATAGGATATGGTCAGTAATTGGCTGATCATAAAGTGAGATGCAGGGATTATGAGAAATGCTTCCTTCTATATTCAGGACCTCCACTTTTCCACATAGTGTGCCTAAGACACTATATGAGAGCACAGTGCGCTCAATACATTATATGAGGGCATAGTGTGTTTAAGACATTATATTAGAGCACAGTGTGCTCAATTATATTGGAGCTGACGAGGCATCGCTTTAATGGAATCAAAGTAATTGAATGGAAAATAAAGGCCGTAATGTATGAGATTTAAAGATGAGAAATTAAGATTAGGATGTAACGTGCTAGGCCTGTGTTCAGCAGAGACCCACCAGACCAATGAAGATGCAGAAAAGCTGCACCACGTCGGTGTAGGCCACAGAGTAGAGCCCTCCCACCAGAGTGTAGAAAATTGCAATGAGAGCGGATAGAACAACAGACATTTTGATGTTGATGTCCACGATCACGCTCAGGGTCGCACCTGTAACCACAGGTATACGAATTAAAACTTTAAAGATAACAACACACATGACaaagcacacgcgcacacacacacacacacacacacacacacacacacacacacacacacacacacacacacacacacacacacacacacacacacacacacacacacacacacacacacacacacacacacacacacgtatgtctACTTGACACTCACCAAGGGCAGATAAGATGGCCGCAGACCAGAATATTTCTCCCATTAGGGCAGGGATGAAGAGCAGCCCCCCCATGCGCTTCCCGTATATTTGCTGGAACGGGTCCAGCATGGTGACGTAACCACGCGAGCGCATCGGCTTGGCGAAAAAAAGACCACCTATACGCAGAGGACAAGCGCGACAGCAAGACTTGAGCGTGAATTTTTATCGTAGAACAAGGTTCAATTAATTTCAACACAAAGTAACGGTGGCACCTACCAACTACAAGACTCAGTGCGTATCCGAACGGCGCTTGTGCCCAAGCCAAGCCGAAGCCAGGTAGATATACATACTCAGCCGTGCCGTTGATGTACCCTCCTCCAACCCAGGTCGCTGAAAAGAAACacaattaaataaagaaaatgaaacaaGATTGAAAGAACCAACTTATTCTATTTTTAAGACACtggttttaataaaacacatttcaaaaAGTGTTTCTTGGAGCTGTTTTACTTATATTTTTgagatacaaatataaagtaaaaaacggtttattttctttttgtttgaaAGCAGTTAAGACAAAATTAAAAACTGGGGGCTAATAGGACAGGGGGTCAGTACTGGACTTACCTGTCATGGTGAATCCACCCACGAACAAGCCGATATCCCTACCCCCGACCATGATGGTCTCACTGCGGTCGGTGCCCTCCGTCTCCCCGGAGTGCTTGTTTTTCCACGCGGCCCAGATGCCCACAACGAGGATGAGCATATAAAAGATCGCGATGGCCACGAGACCCTCTATGTGGATAGCCATGGTTGCCCGTGCTGGGAACGCACTTATGTCTCGCTAGGAACGGCAGGGCATGGAGTAGTCCTGTGTGGGGCACACGGAATGGCACGGTGTGGTCATgggacacacactctcaatggCCAGGTAGCGACTGATGACTGATAACAAGAATCGAACTGAATCGTAAATGTAACCATATCATATagattttattttcattaaaattTATCTGCCTGCGATTGTATTGCAGTTTGAGAGATGCGCGTAAAGCGCTTTTTACGCGCGTCCTTTTTTACTTAAAAATATAGATTGTCATATCCGAATAATGTTCCAGAAGGGCACATGCCCATAGTTTGGTTTCAAACCACATGTTTATTAACTGAAAACAACTTATTTTTTATCCACGCATTATGATTTTTCATTCCAAGCGAGGAGCTACCACCAACAAACGATTATTGATCAAATATAAAAACCTACCTGAGGTACTTTCGCAATCATGTACTTTGTCAGTATCGTGTAGAAAAATGTTGACTTTTGACGAAAATGTGATGGATCGTCCTTCGATCCTCCTTGGACAAAGCGTCAACTCGGATCTTGGAAAGGTCCTCTCAGTGAAGCTCAGTTAGACTCCAGCTCGCACGTCACCGACAACCCAACGTCCTTTACATTAACATAATTCGTCCAAACACGTCACCGAAAGCTGTATCACGAATCCTGACACGCGTTTTCTTTCGAAGCgaatatatatagcctatacgcCAAGCTGCACAGCGATCCCAAATTATGGCCAAGTTTCTTTaggtaaaatatattttaaaagcCCATACACTTTTAATTTAATCAATTTAATCGTCTGTATTTGATTTGGCTCGTTTCCCCCCTATCTTAATATCCAACACGAAGTGTTTTATATTTAATGGCCTCGTGTGAGTCTTGTCCCCGAAGCTACGGTCATTTATTCTTCCAACTGTCAAACTGACGGCCAATTAGGAGGAGGATCCGCGTGCAATGAAAAGATGTGAAAGATGAATATGAAAAGACTTTCACTTC
This genomic window contains:
- the slc5a7a gene encoding high-affinity choline transporter 1, producing MAIHIEGLVAIAIFYMLILVVGIWAAWKNKHSGETEGTDRSETIMVGGRDIGLFVGGFTMTATWVGGGYINGTAEYVYLPGFGLAWAQAPFGYALSLVVGGLFFAKPMRSRGYVTMLDPFQQIYGKRMGGLLFIPALMGEIFWSAAILSALGATLSVIVDINIKMSVVLSALIAIFYTLVGGLYSVAYTDVVQLFCIFIGLWISVPFALTNPAVADITVTAVKEVYQAPWRGSISSGDTWVWIDNFCLLMLGGIPWQVYFQRVLSASSATYAQVLSFLAAFGCLVMAVPSVLIGAIGASTDWNQTSYGAISPKDKDQADMILPIVLQHLCPPFVSFFGLGAVSAAVMSSADSSILSASSMFARNIYQMAFRQSASDREIVWVMRITIFVFGGLATVMALVTGTVYGLWYLSSDLVYVIIFPQLLSVLFIKGTNTYGSVAAYLFGMVLRIGGGEPYLHLPPFIYYPGWTLEQRVDHLTGAIEEVVVQRFPFKTMSMLASFLGNVGVSYLAKYLFESGKLSHKYDFLDAVVSKHSAEIMDKTTLVARGNNIGLSEMGPVKPRLSVTLAAAFTRRDTLPTEMVEEEEEESSPDSSHHDEE